One window from the genome of Streptomyces cadmiisoli encodes:
- a CDS encoding glycoside hydrolase family 127 protein — protein sequence MKDNTQPSTVLPVAPTRGRLRPLGLDEVTITSGFWARRRHINTTATLGHCHDWMERVGWIGNFRAAAEGRLPKDRRGREFADSDVYKLLEAMAWERGPDAGAALDTITDAIAPVQEPDGYLNTAFGRPGQGPRYGDLEWGHELYCYGHMIQAGVAQTRARGEGALAKIARRAADHVCATFGPGGIEGVCGHPQIETALVELARATGEQRYLGQAALFVDRRGRGTLADPEFGRAYYQDDMPVREATILRGHAVRALYLAAGAVDVAVETGDDDLLAAVVRQWEATVARRTYLTGGMGSHHRDEAFGDDFVLPPDRAYSETCAGVASVMLCWRLLLATGEPRFADLAERTLFNVVAASPSEDGRSFFYANTLHRRRRGTVPPAGTDSPRAESSLRAPWFAVSCCPTNVARTLAVLPAYLATTDDHGIQLHQYTDMDIATQGVALQVRTDYPSGGRVTVGISSSPGHSWTLSLRVPAWTEGTTAWLTEPDGTRRAVAPGTAEVTRRFRPGDEIRLELPVTPRWIAPDPRVDAIRGTLAVQRGPLVHCAESVDLPTGHEVDAVRVDRSAEPVDGPQGTVVVQGELITSDQARDTPWPYRPLDGPTEPPTDGPDEPATPTTAERTGITLVPYHSWANRGPSTMRVWLPTTEPPVSPPAG from the coding sequence GTGAAGGACAACACACAGCCGTCGACCGTCCTGCCCGTGGCGCCGACCCGGGGACGGCTGCGCCCCCTGGGCCTGGACGAGGTCACGATCACCTCCGGCTTCTGGGCCCGGCGCCGCCACATCAACACGACCGCCACCCTCGGCCACTGCCACGACTGGATGGAACGCGTCGGCTGGATCGGCAACTTCCGGGCCGCCGCCGAGGGCCGCCTCCCAAAGGACCGGCGTGGCCGCGAGTTCGCCGACTCCGACGTCTACAAGCTCCTCGAAGCCATGGCCTGGGAGCGCGGCCCCGACGCCGGTGCAGCACTCGACACCATCACCGACGCGATCGCCCCCGTGCAGGAACCGGACGGCTACCTCAACACCGCCTTCGGCCGGCCCGGTCAGGGCCCCCGCTACGGCGACCTCGAATGGGGCCACGAACTGTACTGCTACGGCCACATGATCCAGGCCGGCGTCGCCCAGACACGGGCGCGGGGCGAAGGCGCGCTCGCCAAGATCGCCCGCCGGGCCGCCGACCACGTCTGCGCCACCTTCGGGCCGGGCGGCATCGAGGGCGTCTGCGGACACCCGCAGATCGAGACCGCCCTGGTGGAGCTGGCCCGGGCGACGGGGGAGCAGCGCTACCTCGGCCAGGCCGCCCTCTTCGTGGACCGCCGGGGCCGCGGCACTCTCGCCGACCCCGAGTTCGGTCGCGCCTACTACCAGGACGACATGCCCGTGCGGGAGGCCACGATCCTGCGCGGCCACGCCGTCCGCGCCCTCTACCTCGCGGCCGGCGCCGTCGACGTGGCGGTGGAGACCGGCGACGACGACCTGCTGGCCGCCGTCGTCCGGCAGTGGGAGGCGACCGTCGCCCGCCGCACCTACCTCACCGGCGGCATGGGCTCCCACCACCGCGACGAGGCCTTCGGCGACGACTTCGTCCTGCCGCCCGACCGCGCCTACTCCGAGACCTGCGCCGGTGTCGCCTCCGTCATGCTCTGCTGGCGCCTCCTGCTGGCCACCGGCGAGCCGCGCTTCGCCGACCTCGCCGAACGGACCCTGTTCAACGTGGTCGCCGCCTCACCGTCCGAGGACGGCCGCTCCTTCTTCTACGCCAACACCCTCCACCGGCGCCGTCGGGGCACCGTACCGCCCGCCGGCACCGACAGCCCACGCGCCGAATCGAGCCTGCGCGCACCGTGGTTCGCGGTGTCCTGCTGCCCGACGAACGTGGCCCGAACCCTGGCCGTGCTCCCCGCGTACCTGGCGACGACGGACGACCACGGCATCCAACTGCACCAGTACACCGACATGGACATCGCCACCCAGGGCGTCGCGCTCCAGGTCCGTACGGACTACCCCTCGGGCGGACGTGTGACCGTAGGCATCAGCAGCTCACCCGGTCACTCTTGGACCCTGTCACTGCGGGTCCCCGCGTGGACCGAGGGCACCACGGCATGGCTGACCGAGCCGGACGGCACACGCCGGGCCGTCGCCCCGGGCACCGCCGAGGTCACGCGACGTTTCCGGCCCGGGGACGAGATCCGTCTCGAACTGCCTGTGACCCCCCGCTGGATCGCACCCGATCCGCGCGTCGACGCGATCCGCGGCACCCTGGCCGTCCAGCGGGGCCCCCTCGTCCACTGCGCGGAGTCGGTGGACCTGCCGACAGGGCACGAGGTGGACGCGGTGCGAGTGGACCGGTCCGCAGAGCCGGTGGACGGACCGCAGGGCACCGTCGTCGTACAGGGCGAGCTCATCACATCTGACCAGGCGCGGGACACTCCATGGCCCTACCGTCCGCTCGACGGGCCGACCGAGCCGCCCACGGACGGCCCGGACGAGCCCGCCACCCCCACCACGGCGGAGCGCACCGGCATCACCTTGGTCCCCTACCACTCCTGGGCGAACCGCGGGCCCTCGACGATGCGCGTGTGGCTGCCCACGACCGAGCCGCCGGTCAGCCCCCCAGCGGGGTAG
- a CDS encoding M15 family metallopeptidase, protein MAPTAVPPEADDDGALPADRDITPFDTWHPAVSRLERRLLKAVQEAARDAREDGVAFVVTSGWRSKEHQQRLLEEGIEKYGSLEKAREFVNTPEKSTHVSGEAVDIGPTDADDWLIRFGSAYGLCQAYANELWHFELLTSPGGTCPTPRNNAAG, encoded by the coding sequence GTGGCGCCCACGGCCGTCCCTCCCGAGGCGGACGACGACGGTGCCCTGCCGGCCGACCGTGACATCACCCCTTTCGACACCTGGCACCCGGCCGTCAGCCGTCTGGAAAGGCGTCTGCTGAAGGCGGTGCAGGAAGCGGCCCGTGATGCCCGCGAAGACGGCGTCGCGTTCGTGGTCACGTCGGGATGGCGCAGCAAGGAACATCAGCAGCGGCTGCTGGAGGAAGGCATCGAGAAGTACGGGAGTCTGGAGAAGGCGCGGGAATTCGTGAACACCCCGGAGAAGTCGACTCATGTGTCCGGGGAAGCGGTGGACATCGGCCCCACCGACGCCGACGACTGGCTCATCCGCTTCGGCTCCGCGTACGGCCTGTGCCAGGCATACGCCAACGAGTTGTGGCACTTCGAGTTGCTGACCAGCCCCGGCGGCACCTGTCCCACGCCCCGGAACAATGCCGCCGGCTGA
- the phoU gene encoding phosphate signaling complex protein PhoU, with product MREAYHGELDEIRDGLVELANLVGSSMGLATTALLDADLGLAESVIATGEKLDDLQRDLENRAVAVLARQQPVARDLRVVVTSLRMSADLERCGVLAQHVAKLARMRYPARPVPRDLRRTVLEMGQLAQRLMAQAAEVVVTEDVDAALQLEKDDDRMDELHRVIFQHLMDDRWQHGVETAVDVTLVGRYYERFADHAVSMAQRVVYLVTGELTPDMPT from the coding sequence ATGCGGGAGGCCTATCACGGGGAGCTGGACGAGATCAGGGACGGCCTGGTGGAGCTGGCGAATCTCGTCGGTTCGTCCATGGGCCTGGCGACGACGGCTCTGCTGGATGCGGATCTGGGGCTGGCCGAGAGTGTCATCGCCACCGGTGAGAAGCTGGACGACCTCCAGCGCGACCTCGAGAACCGGGCGGTCGCGGTGCTGGCGCGGCAGCAGCCTGTCGCCAGGGATCTACGGGTCGTGGTCACGTCCCTGCGGATGAGCGCGGACCTGGAACGCTGCGGGGTGCTGGCTCAGCACGTGGCCAAGCTGGCCCGGATGCGCTACCCCGCACGCCCCGTGCCGCGTGACCTGCGCCGCACCGTGCTGGAGATGGGCCAACTGGCGCAGCGCCTGATGGCGCAGGCCGCCGAAGTGGTCGTGACGGAGGACGTCGACGCGGCGCTGCAGTTGGAGAAGGACGACGACCGGATGGACGAACTGCACCGGGTGATCTTCCAGCATCTGATGGACGACCGGTGGCAGCACGGGGTGGAGACGGCCGTGGACGTCACGCTCGTCGGCCGGTACTACGAGCGGTTCGCCGATCACGCGGTGTCGATGGCGCAGCGCGTGGTCTACCTGGTCACAGGCGAGCTGACCCCCGACATGCCGACCTGA
- a CDS encoding response regulator transcription factor, with translation MRVLIVEDELYLAEAVQAGLRLEAIASDIAGDGDTALERLDVNEYDVVVLDRDIPGTHGDDVCRTIVERRLGCRVLMLTAAGLLNEKVTGFEIGADDYLTKPFDLKELVVRLRSLARRPKDSTPPVIEYAGIRLDPFRREVFRDGKYVALTRKQFAVLEVLMTARGGVVSAETLLERAWDENVDPFTNAVRITMSTLRKRLGEPWSIHTVPGVGYRLAEPAEHSR, from the coding sequence ATGCGCGTGCTGATTGTCGAGGACGAGCTGTATCTCGCCGAGGCGGTGCAGGCCGGTCTGAGGCTCGAAGCCATCGCTTCCGACATCGCCGGGGACGGCGACACCGCCTTGGAGCGCCTCGACGTGAACGAGTACGACGTCGTCGTCCTCGACCGCGACATCCCCGGCACGCACGGCGACGACGTGTGCCGGACCATCGTGGAGCGCCGCCTCGGCTGCCGCGTGCTGATGCTGACGGCGGCGGGCCTGCTCAACGAGAAGGTCACCGGGTTCGAGATCGGCGCCGACGACTACCTGACCAAGCCTTTCGACCTCAAGGAGCTGGTCGTACGGCTCCGGTCGCTGGCCCGCCGGCCCAAGGACAGCACTCCCCCTGTCATCGAGTACGCCGGAATCCGGCTGGACCCGTTCCGTCGTGAAGTCTTCCGCGACGGGAAATACGTGGCGCTCACCAGGAAGCAGTTCGCCGTCCTGGAAGTCCTCATGACGGCCCGGGGCGGGGTCGTCAGCGCGGAGACGCTGCTGGAGCGTGCCTGGGACGAGAACGTCGACCCGTTCACCAACGCGGTCCGCATCACCATGTCCACGCTCCGCAAACGGCTGGGCGAGCCGTGGTCGATCCACACCGTGCCCGGCGTCGGATACCGGCTCGCCGAACCGGCGGAGCACAGCCGGTGA
- a CDS encoding PP2C family protein-serine/threonine phosphatase codes for MVDEEHVDGGSDVDGVLQAALQRLALLAEATDALSSTLDGTLALRRLCQVLLPQLGDWCAADLLDEHRRPRRVVVAHWERLPTSHLEGQLPPVPETSADPLARVLRGAGPLLVDPSAMTSMVDDSALHTEQVALFSRLGARSAVIAPLRARRQVLGALTLARTGEALALTENDLALVEDLAHRTALAVDNSRLYTSVQSTAEHLQRSLLPVLPDVTPLSVAARYVPARAAVEVGGDWYDCFPLPDGATALIIGDVTGHDLSAAVTMGQLRNMLRALVCDRLEPPGDILRRLDAIAHTLYGGHTATCIYAHLQPVPQPAPQGRWQLDIANAGHPPPLLVAHDGDTCYLDTHNGVLLGIDPHTPRPSRIHTLPPASTLLLYTDGLIERPGEDIDRGLARLREHAAALAREPLSTFCDELLAGLAGGSNDDIALLAVRLPPAR; via the coding sequence ATGGTGGATGAGGAGCATGTCGACGGCGGGAGCGACGTCGACGGCGTGTTGCAGGCGGCCTTGCAGCGCCTCGCCCTGCTGGCCGAGGCCACCGATGCCCTGTCGAGCACCCTGGACGGCACGCTGGCTCTGCGGCGGCTGTGCCAGGTCCTCCTGCCGCAGCTGGGCGACTGGTGCGCGGCGGATCTGCTCGATGAGCACCGGCGTCCCCGCCGGGTGGTGGTGGCGCACTGGGAGCGGCTGCCCACCTCTCATCTGGAGGGGCAGCTCCCACCCGTACCGGAGACGTCGGCCGATCCGCTGGCGCGGGTACTCCGCGGTGCGGGCCCGCTGCTGGTCGATCCGTCCGCGATGACCTCGATGGTCGACGACAGCGCCCTCCATACGGAGCAGGTCGCGCTGTTCTCCCGTCTGGGTGCCCGCTCAGCGGTGATCGCGCCGCTGCGGGCCCGGCGGCAGGTCCTCGGGGCCCTGACGCTGGCGCGCACCGGCGAGGCCCTGGCCCTCACCGAGAACGACCTCGCGCTGGTGGAAGACCTGGCCCACCGCACCGCCCTGGCCGTCGACAACAGCCGTCTGTACACCTCGGTGCAGAGCACCGCCGAACACCTCCAGCGCTCCCTGCTGCCGGTGTTGCCCGATGTGACTCCGTTGAGCGTCGCCGCTCGGTATGTGCCCGCTCGTGCCGCGGTGGAGGTGGGCGGGGACTGGTACGACTGTTTCCCGCTCCCGGACGGCGCGACAGCGCTGATCATCGGAGATGTGACCGGTCACGACCTGTCGGCCGCGGTCACCATGGGGCAACTGCGCAACATGCTCCGCGCTCTCGTCTGCGACCGGCTCGAACCGCCCGGCGACATCCTGCGCCGCCTGGACGCCATCGCCCACACCCTCTACGGCGGACACACCGCGACCTGTATCTACGCGCACCTGCAACCCGTTCCCCAGCCCGCCCCGCAGGGCCGCTGGCAACTCGACATCGCCAACGCCGGGCATCCGCCCCCACTGCTCGTGGCGCACGACGGCGACACCTGCTATCTGGACACGCACAACGGCGTTCTGCTCGGCATCGACCCGCACACCCCCCGTCCCAGCAGGATCCACACCTTGCCGCCGGCCTCCACGTTGCTCCTCTACACCGACGGTCTGATCGAGCGCCCCGGCGAAGACATCGACCGCGGCCTGGCCCGGCTGCGTGAACACGCCGCCGCCCTGGCCCGAGAACCGCTGTCCACCTTCTGCGACGAACTGCTCGCCGGGCTCGCGGGCGGCAGCAACGACGACATCGCCCTCCTGGCCGTTCGTCTCCCGCCTGCCCGATGA
- a CDS encoding carbohydrate ABC transporter permease, producing the protein MLNRALGRTPHYIVAGGLAVLFLFPLLWNTWASVSPQPGTAQQSGYGLGNYRTLLDYDAGLWRYLLNSTAVSALTVAVTLGVSLLGGYAFARFDFPGRNALFLLTLAILMVPYATLLIPLYVLLDRIHLQNSLVGLSLVLAVFQLPFATFMMRISFEAVPRELEESALVDGCGTAGALRRVLLPAVRPGLITVGLFAFLAAWNDFIAPLILISDSEKAPLPLAVANLRQQSMGAVDYGATEAGVVVLAVPCLLVFLLLQRHYVRGFMSGALKG; encoded by the coding sequence GTGCTCAACCGTGCCCTCGGCCGCACACCCCACTACATCGTCGCCGGAGGACTGGCCGTCCTCTTCCTCTTCCCGCTGCTGTGGAACACCTGGGCCTCGGTCAGCCCCCAGCCCGGCACCGCCCAGCAGTCCGGCTACGGACTCGGCAACTATCGCACCCTGCTCGACTACGACGCCGGACTGTGGCGCTACCTCCTCAACAGCACCGCCGTCTCGGCGCTCACCGTCGCGGTCACCCTCGGCGTGTCGCTGCTCGGCGGCTACGCCTTCGCCCGCTTCGACTTCCCCGGCAGGAACGCGCTGTTCCTGCTCACCCTGGCCATCCTGATGGTCCCCTACGCCACGCTCCTCATCCCGCTCTATGTGCTGCTCGACAGGATCCACCTCCAGAACTCGCTGGTGGGACTGAGCCTCGTCCTGGCCGTGTTCCAACTGCCGTTCGCCACCTTCATGATGCGGATCTCCTTCGAGGCGGTACCACGCGAACTGGAGGAGTCCGCGCTCGTCGACGGCTGCGGCACGGCCGGCGCGCTGCGCCGCGTCCTCCTCCCAGCGGTACGCCCCGGGCTGATCACCGTGGGACTGTTCGCCTTCCTCGCCGCCTGGAACGACTTCATCGCACCCCTGATCCTCATCTCCGACAGCGAGAAGGCGCCGTTGCCGCTGGCCGTCGCCAACCTGCGGCAGCAGAGCATGGGAGCCGTCGACTACGGGGCGACCGAAGCCGGTGTGGTCGTCCTCGCCGTCCCCTGCCTGCTGGTCTTCCTGCTGCTGCAACGGCACTACGTACGCGGCTTCATGTCGGGCGCGCTCAAGGGCTGA
- a CDS encoding carbohydrate ABC transporter permease — MQVKAPGRATHASPARPEHPVRPRPTTPLWRSRTAQGLAYAAPTAVFVAVFFLLPLLLVGQMSLSDWPLLAGDRGGNAPENYTDVTDSPLFWPAIRFTLLYTVLVTVVLLGLALLLALLVQESRPAAGFFRTVYFLPGAVGLASASLLFWGLYSPTTGPLSRILESLGLVDDPVSFLGSPTSALLSTVFLVVWKFAGFYMLILLVGLQRIPHEVYEAARTDGASRGQIFRSITLPLLRPSLALSLLLCVTGSLLAFDQFFILTKGGPDNSTVTIVQLIYREAFQRLDLGTAAALSIIVLGALLLLNVLQFRGLRRADES; from the coding sequence ATGCAGGTCAAGGCGCCCGGCCGGGCGACCCATGCGTCACCTGCCCGGCCGGAGCACCCCGTCCGCCCCCGACCGACCACGCCCCTGTGGAGGTCCCGCACCGCCCAGGGCCTCGCGTACGCCGCCCCCACGGCCGTGTTCGTGGCCGTCTTCTTCCTGTTGCCGCTCCTGCTCGTCGGACAGATGTCGCTCAGCGACTGGCCCCTGCTCGCGGGCGACCGGGGCGGCAACGCCCCTGAGAACTACACCGACGTCACCGACAGCCCTCTGTTCTGGCCCGCGATCCGCTTCACGCTCCTCTACACCGTGCTCGTCACGGTCGTACTCCTCGGCCTGGCGCTCCTGCTCGCCCTGCTCGTCCAGGAATCCCGCCCCGCCGCGGGCTTCTTCCGCACGGTCTACTTCCTGCCCGGGGCCGTCGGACTGGCCTCCGCCTCCCTGCTGTTCTGGGGCCTCTACAGCCCCACGACCGGCCCCCTCAGCCGGATCCTGGAAAGCCTGGGACTCGTCGACGACCCCGTCTCGTTCCTGGGCTCGCCGACCTCCGCCCTGCTGTCGACCGTGTTCCTGGTCGTCTGGAAGTTCGCCGGCTTCTACATGCTCATCCTCCTCGTGGGTCTCCAGCGCATCCCCCACGAGGTGTACGAGGCGGCCCGGACGGACGGCGCGAGCCGAGGGCAGATCTTCCGCTCCATCACCCTTCCGCTGCTGCGCCCCTCCCTCGCCCTGTCCCTGCTGCTCTGCGTCACGGGCTCGCTGCTGGCCTTCGACCAGTTCTTCATCCTCACCAAGGGGGGACCCGACAACAGCACGGTCACGATCGTGCAGTTGATCTACCGCGAGGCGTTCCAGCGGCTGGACCTCGGCACCGCGGCGGCCCTGTCGATCATCGTGCTCGGCGCGCTGCTCCTGCTCAACGTCCTGCAGTTCCGTGGCCTGCGCCGCGCCGACGAGTCATGA
- a CDS encoding ABC transporter substrate-binding protein, with amino-acid sequence MGSTTGPRRPVHRIATGAVALLAAVGLITACGSGDGGSGGGNGGGGAANAKGVDDGTKLTMWTRAATRPQSEALVKAYNANHDNEIELTVIPTDDYQAKVGAAAGSGDLPDLFASDVVFVPNYTSSGLFSDLTDRVDALPFADSLAQSHIKAGTYEGKKYVVPHTLDLSVLFYNKDLYREAKLDPEKPPTTLAEWDEQARAVDALGGDVSGTFFGGNCGGCGVFTWWPSIWAADEDVLNEEGTEADLASDTARKVYDTYRGWVQDDIVAPGARDETGATWTGVFPKGKVGVMPMPSTTLGLMPEDLDLGVAPIPGPDGGKSTFVGGDAVGISATSKSADQAWNFLAWSLDDEAQVDVVAANKDVVARTDLASNKHSEADPRLVTINELVAHGRTPYALKFGQTFNDPNGPWLALMRDAVFGDGSSVAKDNDAVTASLGD; translated from the coding sequence ATGGGGAGCACGACCGGACCACGCAGGCCCGTACACCGGATCGCCACCGGCGCCGTCGCGCTCCTGGCCGCCGTGGGCCTGATCACTGCCTGCGGATCGGGGGACGGTGGCTCGGGCGGCGGGAACGGAGGAGGCGGCGCGGCGAACGCGAAGGGCGTCGACGACGGCACGAAGCTGACGATGTGGACCCGGGCCGCGACCCGCCCGCAGAGCGAGGCGCTGGTCAAGGCGTACAACGCGAACCACGACAACGAGATCGAACTGACCGTCATCCCCACCGACGACTACCAGGCCAAGGTGGGCGCAGCGGCCGGCTCCGGCGATCTGCCCGACCTGTTCGCCTCGGACGTGGTGTTCGTGCCGAACTACACCTCCAGCGGCCTCTTCTCCGACCTCACCGACCGTGTCGACGCCCTGCCGTTCGCCGACTCCCTCGCCCAGTCGCACATCAAGGCCGGTACGTACGAGGGCAAGAAGTACGTCGTGCCGCACACCCTCGACCTCTCGGTCCTCTTCTACAACAAGGACCTGTACCGCGAGGCGAAGCTCGACCCGGAGAAGCCGCCGACCACGCTCGCCGAGTGGGACGAGCAGGCACGCGCCGTGGACGCGCTGGGCGGCGACGTCAGCGGCACGTTCTTCGGCGGCAACTGCGGCGGCTGCGGTGTCTTCACCTGGTGGCCGTCCATCTGGGCCGCCGACGAGGACGTGCTGAACGAGGAGGGCACCGAGGCCGACCTCGCCTCCGACACCGCGCGGAAGGTCTACGACACCTACCGCGGATGGGTCCAGGACGACATCGTGGCGCCCGGTGCCCGCGACGAGACGGGCGCGACCTGGACCGGCGTGTTCCCCAAGGGCAAGGTCGGCGTGATGCCCATGCCGTCGACCACCCTCGGCCTGATGCCCGAGGACCTCGACCTCGGGGTCGCCCCCATCCCGGGACCCGACGGCGGCAAGTCCACGTTCGTCGGCGGCGACGCCGTCGGTATCTCCGCCACCAGCAAGTCCGCCGACCAGGCCTGGAACTTCCTCGCCTGGTCCCTCGACGACGAGGCGCAGGTGGACGTGGTCGCCGCCAACAAAGATGTCGTGGCACGCACCGATCTGGCCTCCAACAAGCACTCCGAGGCGGACCCGCGGCTGGTGACGATCAACGAACTCGTCGCGCACGGCCGGACCCCCTACGCGTTGAAGTTCGGCCAGACCTTCAACGATCCCAACGGGCCCTGGCTGGCCCTGATGCGCGACGCGGTGTTCGGCGACGGATCGTCCGTGGCGAAGGACAACGATGCGGTCACGGCCTCCCTGGGCGACTGA
- a CDS encoding endonuclease/exonuclease/phosphatase family protein encodes MPPADPHGAGQRSPHPEPAPDQPGRTSAWRGRGRHRDRVPTVLALVAWIVLTCHSLVPNSVGRLGSLLETLLPWTGLAVPVLLSAAFLRRSVPAGVAVLLLGATWAAMFGPLLLGRQSDAGANLTVVTHNVGAANADPVGTARTLLAADPDLVALEEITDDTLPVYRKVLDHRLTYSVRVGTVALWSRYPVTASERVTIDPGWSRSLRARVQGPKGPLAVYVVHLPSVRVGVSGFATARRDHVLTALDHAVGQERQQKVLLMGDLNGATTDRALAPLNSRLTSVQDEAGRGFGFSWPAAFPVARIDHILTRGVTPTDAWTLPATGSDHRPVAAKLKA; translated from the coding sequence ATGCCGCCGGCTGACCCGCACGGGGCCGGGCAGCGATCACCTCACCCTGAGCCGGCACCCGACCAGCCGGGCCGTACATCCGCTTGGCGTGGTCGGGGACGGCACAGAGACCGGGTGCCGACCGTCCTCGCGCTTGTGGCTTGGATCGTGCTGACCTGTCACTCGCTGGTGCCCAATTCGGTCGGCCGTCTCGGCAGCCTGCTCGAAACCCTGCTGCCCTGGACGGGCTTGGCCGTACCTGTGCTGCTGTCGGCCGCTTTCCTCCGCAGGTCGGTGCCGGCCGGAGTCGCCGTCCTCCTTCTCGGTGCCACATGGGCTGCGATGTTCGGGCCACTGCTTCTCGGCCGGCAGTCGGACGCCGGGGCGAATCTGACGGTCGTCACCCACAACGTAGGCGCTGCCAACGCCGACCCTGTGGGAACCGCCCGCACGCTGCTCGCCGCCGACCCCGATCTGGTGGCCCTGGAAGAGATCACCGACGACACGCTGCCCGTCTACCGGAAGGTGCTGGACCATCGGCTCACGTACTCGGTCCGCGTCGGCACCGTTGCCCTGTGGAGCCGCTACCCCGTCACCGCTTCGGAGCGCGTCACCATCGACCCCGGCTGGAGCCGTTCCCTGCGCGCCCGCGTCCAGGGCCCGAAGGGCCCGCTCGCGGTCTATGTGGTGCACCTGCCCTCCGTTCGCGTCGGCGTCTCCGGTTTCGCCACCGCACGGCGCGACCACGTCCTGACCGCACTCGATCACGCGGTTGGCCAGGAACGGCAGCAGAAGGTCCTGCTGATGGGCGATCTCAACGGTGCCACCACCGACCGGGCCCTGGCCCCGCTCAACTCCCGGCTCACGTCCGTCCAGGACGAAGCCGGCAGGGGCTTCGGGTTCAGCTGGCCCGCCGCGTTCCCGGTCGCCCGTATCGACCACATCCTCACCCGGGGCGTCACCCCCACCGACGCCTGGACCCTCCCCGCCACCGGCAGCGACCACCGGCCGGTCGCCGCCAAGCTGAAGGCGTAA
- a CDS encoding sensor histidine kinase has translation MNPRSGRHPAAVSAPAADDPARPLRPRRLTARMKLTLTYALFVVVAGAFTLAVIYLAMRFVPNYPLTAANPRDEGGAPSRQEILETLLEASGITLLLLALVGVGGGWFIAGRVLRPLQDITRAARRAADGSLDHRVGLTGPRDEFTDLSDTFDTMLARLQRSFDAQQRFAANASHELRTPLAINRTMLDVATADPDGQDYPRLVARLRETNQRGIEVTDALLQLSVLENTPPTTQPLDLADTGSEALDLVREEAGTRDVTLFTDIRPAPATGDVVLLRQLTLNLLHNALRHNLPTGGSLTLTTGVDPAHPGRAVLTVSNTGPLLPDTVDHLTEPFLRGSGRLAEKDPVRRGHGLGLAIVAGIVRAHHGDLLLTPDPGGGLTVRVSLPAGVPA, from the coding sequence GTGAACCCGCGATCAGGACGCCACCCGGCCGCCGTCTCGGCACCGGCGGCGGACGACCCGGCACGCCCCCTTCGGCCCCGGCGGCTGACCGCCCGCATGAAGCTCACCCTCACGTACGCCCTGTTCGTCGTCGTCGCGGGCGCCTTCACCCTGGCTGTCATCTACCTGGCCATGCGCTTCGTACCCAACTACCCCCTGACCGCCGCGAACCCACGGGACGAAGGCGGCGCCCCCTCCCGGCAGGAGATCCTGGAGACCCTGCTCGAAGCCTCCGGCATCACCCTGCTCCTGCTGGCGCTCGTCGGGGTGGGCGGCGGATGGTTCATCGCGGGCCGCGTCCTGCGCCCCTTGCAGGACATCACCCGAGCGGCCAGGCGGGCTGCCGACGGCTCCCTGGACCACCGTGTCGGACTCACCGGTCCGCGCGACGAGTTCACGGACCTCTCCGACACCTTCGACACCATGCTCGCCCGACTGCAGCGGTCCTTCGACGCGCAGCAACGCTTCGCCGCGAACGCCTCGCACGAGCTGCGCACCCCGCTCGCCATCAACCGCACCATGCTCGACGTCGCCACCGCCGACCCCGACGGCCAGGACTACCCCCGACTCGTGGCCCGGCTGCGTGAGACGAACCAGCGCGGTATCGAGGTCACAGACGCCCTGCTGCAACTCTCGGTCCTCGAGAACACGCCGCCCACCACCCAGCCGCTCGATCTGGCGGACACCGGAAGCGAAGCCCTCGACCTCGTCCGCGAGGAGGCCGGGACCCGGGATGTCACCCTGTTCACCGACATCCGCCCCGCCCCGGCGACCGGCGACGTCGTACTGCTCCGGCAGCTCACCCTGAACCTGCTCCACAACGCCCTGAGGCACAACCTGCCCACCGGCGGATCGCTCACCCTGACCACCGGCGTCGATCCGGCACACCCCGGGCGCGCCGTCCTGACCGTCAGCAACACCGGACCCCTCCTGCCCGATACGGTCGACCACCTGACCGAACCGTTCCTGCGTGGCAGCGGGCGCCTGGCCGAGAAGGATCCCGTACGCCGCGGGCACGGCCTCGGTCTGGCCATCGTCGCCGGCATCGTCCGGGCCCACCACGGCGATCTGCTGCTGACACCCGACCCCGGCGGCGGACTCACCGTCCGTGTGTCACTCCCGGCGGGTGTGCCGGCTTAG